In Terriglobales bacterium, a single genomic region encodes these proteins:
- a CDS encoding energy transducer TonB, with the protein MSEIKARRWLGICALAAAVVTTFWPMQALSQGEAPARKVKTRVAPEYPQLAKKLSIGGTVKVQVIVGPEGRVRSTKLVGGHPLLVQSAMDAVRKWKFEPGSSEISGVVEVKFQPQSDTEKGGK; encoded by the coding sequence GTGTCTGAAATCAAGGCACGGCGATGGCTGGGAATCTGTGCGCTCGCAGCCGCTGTAGTGACCACGTTCTGGCCAATGCAGGCCCTATCTCAGGGCGAGGCGCCCGCGCGGAAGGTTAAGACCCGGGTGGCCCCTGAGTACCCACAATTGGCCAAGAAGCTGAGTATCGGCGGAACCGTGAAAGTTCAGGTGATCGTCGGTCCTGAAGGCCGGGTGAGAAGCACGAAACTCGTGGGAGGACATCCGTTGCTAGTTCAATCAGCGATGGATGCGGTTCGGAAGTGGAAATTTGAGCCTGGAAGTAGCGAGATCTCAGGAGTGGTGGAAGTGAAATTCCAGCCGCAGAGCGATACCGAGAAGGGTGGCAAGTAG